AATGAGGTGGTGGTCGTTGGTTATGGAACAAGTACAAAGAAAGACCTTACCGGTGCTGTTGGAATTGTTACTGGTGAACTAATAGAGAACCGACAGTCTGTACAGATTTCAAATGCATTACAAGGAGCGGTTGCCGGATTGAGTGTGACTCGTAGTTCGGGAGCTCCGGGTAGTGGTGGTACGATTCGAGTACGTGGAAATACGACTATCGGCAATAATGATGCTCTGATTATAGTTGATGGCATACCAACCGATGATATTAATAATATAAATCCCAATGATATAGAGAATATTTCAGTTCTTAAAGATGCAGCTGCCAGTTCTATATATGGTTCCCGTGCTGCAGCAGGGGTTATATTGGTCACAACAAAACGGGCAAAATCCGGTCAGGCTACTTTCAACTATAACTACGAGTTTGGAATTGAAAAGCCTACGGAGATGCCTGAATATGTGGATGTTGTACGATATATGCAACTGGTGGATGAAAGGCAGATGAATGATGGAGGGTCTGCTATTTATGGAACAGACTTTATCAACAGTTATTGGAATAACCATTTGCTGGATCCGGATACTTATCCTGCTACAGATTGGCAAGATGTTATTTATAAAAAGCAGGCTCCCAGACATCGGCATGAGTTCACGATGACTATGGGAACAGATAAAGTGAAAACGAAAGCTTCGTTGGGATATGTCGATATAGATGGATTGTATGCTAATAGCGGTTATAAACGATATATGTTCCGGGTGAATAATGATATTCGTTTACATAAGATGCTTTCTGCAAATTTGGATGTATCATTTAAAAGATCAAACAACAAATCTCCGGCAGATAGCTATATCTCTTCAAGAAGTGTGGCTTATATGGCTCGCGTAATGCCGGGGATATACGATGACAAGTATGATGATGGTCGTTATGCCCCCGGAAAAGATGGTTCGAATATATTGGCAGAGGTGAATGAAGGAGGAGTAAATGAAAAAATATACAATCAGTTAGTAGGTCGTTTTGTTTTGGATTTCAAACCATTGGAAGGATTGTCACTGAAAGCTGTTCTTGCCCCTACATTGAATTTCAATAAATTCAAGGCGTTTGCCAAAGTTGTTGAATACACAGATAAGAGTGATCCTTCCAGAGTGCTGTATACTAGTCGTCCCAAAACGGTTCTAAACGAAACCAGAGCGGATGGTACTGTTTTTAATGGGCAGTTCTTAGCCAATTATAAAAAAACATTTGCCAAAGTGCACAATTTTGATTTCTTGTTGGGATACGAAGAAAATACGATAAAGTCTGAATCATTGAAAGCGTCACGCGAAGGCTTTTTGATTACAGAATTCCCATATCTTGATTTAGGGGCGGAAGATTTAAGAGATAATAGTGGTTCTGCTTCGGAGTCGGCATTACGATCTTATTTTGGACGTGTCAATTATAATTATAAGAATAAATATTATCTCCAGGCAAATGCCCGGTACGATGGTTCTTCCCGTTTTCATAAAAATTCAAGATGGGCGTTTTTTCCTTCTTTTTCTGCAGGGTGGATTATCTCTGAAGAAAAGTTTATGAAGAATATTCCTGTTTTGTCTTATCTTAAATTAAGAGGATCGTGGGGACAAGTAGGGAATGAGAGAATAGGAGATTATCCGTATCAGGCAGCAATAACACATAATGATGCCCTTTTCTGGCAAAATGGTGAAATTGTATCAAGTAAAACAGGGGCTCAGATGGTGTATGCTATTCAGGATATTACATGGGAAACGACAGAATCTTATGATATCGGAGTAGATATGATGTTTTTTAATGAGAAATTAAAAATAACAGCAGACTACTATAAAAAGCGAACTAAAAACATTCTTCTTCAATTGGATATTCCGAGTTATTTGGGATATGCCAATCCTAATCAGAATGCTGGGGAAATAAGTACCAAAGGTTGGGAATTGGAAGCATCATGGAGAGAACAGGTTGGAGATTTTAACTATTCGGTTGCTTTTAATATATCAGATGCCAAAACCGTAATTGATGATCTGAAAGGTACTCAACAGAAAGGAAACCTTGCAAAGATAGAGGGGGGAGAGTTTGACGAATGGTATGGATATCGGGCAAAAGGAATTTATCAGAATCAGCAACAAGTGGATAATCTTCCGAAGATGAATTCATCAGTTCAGATAGGTGATATATGCTATGAAGACATTAGTGGTCCTGACGGGGTTCCTGATGGGATAATATCAGACTATGATAAGGTGTTGCTAGGTGGTTCTCTTCCTCGATACACTTATGGAGGTAATATCTCTTTAGGATATAAAGATTTAGATATATCGCTGGCATTTCAAGGCGTAGGAAAGATGAAGTCCCGGCTATCCAATGTTCAGGTTCAGCCATTTATGGAGTCAGGAATTGGCAATGTTCCTAAAATTATTGATGGGAAGTTCTGGAGTCGCAATAATACCGCAGAACAGAATATTGCAGCCCGATATCCTCGTTTGTCGACATCCGGTGCTTCCAATAATTATACGATGTCAGATTTCTGGTTGATAAATGGCTCCTATTTTCGATTAAAAAACATAACTGTGGGATATAGAATACCGGTTGGAAAAACGTTAGAACGATATATTAAAAATATAAGAGTTTATGTGAGTGTAAATGATTTATTATCCATAGATAAGTATCCGAAGGGTTGGGACCCGGAATCGTCTGCGACTGGTTATCCTATTGTTACTACTTTTATGGGAGGCTTCAATCTTAATTTTTAAAACACACATGAATATGGAAAAGATAAGAATATTTTCAGTATGGATGATGGCATTGATTCTGGCGTCATGTAATAATTTGGATTTGAATCCACTGTCCGAGTCTTCTACCGGCAACTTCTATTCTAATCAACAAGAATTGGAGATGGCAATCAATGATTTATACCGCTCTCCTTTTTATTCGGTAGATGATGAATTGATGACCGATAATATGACTACCCGAACCATTAGTAATGCTGTGGTGACGGGGACTATAAACAGTGATTGGACAGGCTCTGCCGATTTGTGGACTAATAGTTATAAAGCCATAGCGAGAGTAAATAGTTTTATGCTTTATAAAGATCAGGCTAAGGACAAGACTGATCCTGATATCATGCTCCGGCTTGAAGCTGAGGCTCGCTTTATAAGAGCATATCAATATGCTGTGCTAGTTAATCATTTTGGCGATTTACCTTTTCTTGACAAATATACCAGTCTGGAAGATTCGTATAAAATGGGAAGAACCAAAAAAGATGAAATCTTGGATTTTGTATATGATGAGTTAGGTTGGGCAGCAGACAATCTCCCGGAATCGTATGCGGCTAATCAGCAGCAGCGGTTTACTAGAGGAGCTGCATTAGCAATAAAAGCACGGACCGCGTTATATGCAGGCGAATGGGAAATAGCCAAGAATGCAGCGAGCGCAGTTATGGAATTGGAGAAAAAAGGAATTTATCAATTACATCCTGATTACAGGACGTTGTTTCTGTCGGAAGGACAAAATAATAAAGAAATAATAATGAGTAATCCTCGCTCGGAAACATACGGGGTAGTGAATGCAGGAGCTACGGTATTGGGACGTTATCTCACACGTACAGCCGGATTTACGTGTTCGGTGATGCCTACCCGGGAGCTTATAGATTCTTACGAATGTGCCGATGGATTGCCTATAGATAAATCTCCTCTTTACAATCCTCAAAAACCATTTGATAACAGAGATCCGAGATTGGTAGAGACTGTTGTGAAACATGGTTCTGATTGGCTGCAATTCAGATATCAACCCCACCCGGACACTCTCCAAGTGAGGAGCTATAAAGACAATAAACTAGTTGATAATAAAGACTCGAGAGGAAAAGACTCTTATGCAAGCTATACGGGCTTTGTTTGGAAAAAAGGATATGATCAGACGATGGCTGACAGAAAGGTGGATGATATTGATCTGATAATTGTACGTTATGCCGAAATACTGTTAATATATGCTGAGGCTAAGATAGAGCTGGGAGAAATAGATTCATCAGTTCTGGAAGCTATAAATAAAGTTCGGGCTAGAGCTTACAAGACAACTGTAGAAGCTACTGATTATCCCAAAGTAGTAACGACCAATGCGGATCAGCTTCGTACAATAATAAAAAGAGAACGGAGGGTTGAGTTTGTAAAGGAGGGTTTGAGATATATGGATTTGATCCGTTGGAGAATTGCAGAGGATGCATTGACCAAGCCTGTGTTGGGTATTCCTGATGCGGTAAATCAGGATAGAAAGAAATGGCCCTTCCCGGGGATTCCTTCTATTGATGAAAATGGTATTCCCGATTATACTCCGATGCTTAATGACTGCAAGATATTAGGAGCGAGAAGTTTCAACAAAGAACGGCAGTATTTATGGCCGATCCCCAGTAGTGAGCTTCTCATAAACTCAAATTTAAGTCAAAATCCTAATTATTAACAGATAAAGTGTCTTTCTCCAATTAAAGTTATGTGAATGATATGAAACGAATAATCTATTTATTTTTTTTAGTTTACCTTTTGACCGGATGTCGAAGCGGTAAGCAGAATGAGCCTATGCTCTCCAGCTACAGTGGCATTTATCCTCACTTGGCATATTATAATAATGAGGGAGAATGTGGAACGGGAGCTGTTGTAAATTGGGCAGACCGTTTATGGGTAATAACTTATGGCCCCCATTTGCCCTATGGATCTTCAGATAAACTGTATGAGATAACTCCTGATTTGCAGCAAATTACAAGGAAGGAAAGCATTGGCGGTACACCCGCCAACAGATTTATTCATAAAGAGAGCAACCAATTGTTTATAGGTCCGTATGTCATAGATAAAGAGCGTAACGTAAAAGTAATTCCTCTGACTGAATATCCGGGACGCTATACGGGAATTGCCCGTCATTTGTCAGACCCGGCTAATAAACTGTATATCGCTACAATGGAGGAGGGGTTTTATGAAGTCGATGTAAACACCTTGGCGATGAAAACCTTATATGTGGATGGAAATGTGATGAATGCGCATGAAGATGATACAAAAGCCAATAAACCTAATCCATTATTACCGGGAGCGCATGGAAAAGGATTCTATTCGGGACAAGGAGTAGTGGTTTATTCAAATAATGGAGAAGCGGATGAAAGAGCATTAACTGATTTCAATCTTACTTCCGGGGCATTATCTGAATGGAATGGAGAAAACTGGAAGCTGGTTCGTCGTAATCAGTTTACTGAAGTAAGCGGCCCTGGAGGTATTTATGGTAATACCAATCCGGAGACTGATCCGATTTGGGTGACAGGCTGGGATGCTCGTTCTATATTGGTTGGAGTGAGAGATAAAGGTGCATGGTCATTTTATCGTTTGCCAAAGGCAAGCAATAGTTATGATGGCGCACATGGTTGGAATACTGAATGGCCAAGAATAAGAAATGTAGGAACTGGTGATAACCCCGATTATTTAATGACTATGCATGGTATGTTCTGGCGTTTTCCTAAAACATTTTCTGCGGATCAAACAGCAGGTATACGCCCTCGGTCGGCTTATTTGAAAGTTGTTGGAGATTTTACGCGTTGGAACGATCGGCTTGTATTTGGTTGTGATGATTCTGCACATAAGGAATTTCTAAATAAACGTAAAGTGAAAGGAGATGTTGAAGGTCCCGGGCAGTCAAATTCTAATCTATGGTTTACTGATGTAGATAAACCTGATAATCTGGGTAGTACAACCGCAATAGGTGCGGTCTGGATTGATGATTCAGTGAAGAGTGGCGAAGCTTCAGAGCCTTTTTTATTTGCAGGTTGGGGAAAACGTTGCGCATGGCTTAGAAACTCGGGAAAAGCTTCTGTAAATATATTATTAGAAGTAGATGAGAACGGAAATAATCAATGGCAGAGGCTAAAAACGGTTCATGTATCTGCCGGACAGTCTGTTTTTATTGAATTTGCAGATTCGGAAAAGGGAGAGTGGATACGTGCCACTCCTGATAAATCAGCAATATTGAGTTTGGAATTTGCATATACAGATAATGAACGGAGTATAGAAAATATCGAAACTTTCAAGGGGATTTCAGGTGTAAATGATAAGACGTCTGCCGGAGCTCTTTTATATGGTTTAGGGGATGATCGTAGGGCATTAGGTGTATTAGCCGGAACGTTTCATGGGGATAAATTTGTGGAATCGGGATATTATGAGCTGGACGGTAATATGAGTTTAGAAAAGAAAGAGGATGTGAAAACCGAGGTATTTATCCGTACCCGTTTTGCTATACCTCAAAATGTGATTTCTATTGAAGAAACGTCCGTACTCATTGTGGATGATAATAATCGACGTTGGCGTCTGCCTTTGGGTAATGAGGCTTATAAACCGTTGACTGATGCTGGAACTTTGCGTATTTGTCGTGAGGTGGCAACAGAACGTGATCTGTTTAACTGTATGGGAACGTTTTTTGAATTGCCGGCAGAGAATGCAGATGGATTTGCTAAAATACGTCCTGTATCTTCTCATAATTTCCGTATTCATGATTATGCATCATACCGAGGGTTATTGGTTATGACCGGATTAAATCCGGATGAAATTCAACATAATTCTCATATCATACGTTCGTCTGATGGTAAGGCAATGTTATGGGCCGGAACGATAGATGATCTTTGGACACTGGGCAAACCGGTTGGACATGGTGGACCATGGAAAAATACACAAGTGAGTGCGGAGGAGTTTTCTGATCCTTATTTAATCGGATTCTATGATAAAAAAGAATTGGTTCTTTCGCATGATCAGAGTGATGATGTGACGTTTACTTTAGAAGTAAATCCTATCGGACACGGAGAATGGATCACCTATAAAAAGATAAATGTGAAGGCAGGCGAATCGTTGAACTTTAATTTTCCGGATAGTTTCCAGGCACGTTGGATACGTTTTTCTGTAAATAAAAGCTGTAAAGCAACTACATTTTTAACTTATAAATAATACGGCATATGAAAGCAATCTATTTTTATATTAATATACTACTCGTTGTAGCGTTATCGTTTAGTTTCGAATCTTGTACTGAATTTCAGGTTCCTGTGATAGAAGAGTATGCAAATGCTAAAGAACCCGAACCGGATGAACCGGAACAGCCCGGAGAGCCGGAAGAGGGTGATTTGGTGGTACCAGTCTCCCAAAGTTCGCAATTTCCCAGATTCCATACACAGGCTCAGATCGAGTTTGTTGCCGGACAAATCAATAAAAAAGAGGAACCTTGGAAAAGTGCTTATAATAAGCTTATCGAGTTGGCCGATTCTTATCAGGACAGAGAACATGAAGCTGTGGCAGATTTTCATACTCCTGCTTTTTATGATGGTCAGGATGAGAATATTGATGCCAAACAGGGACTGGCGCTTGATAGTCATGCGGCGTATGCCAATGCTTTGGCATACGCATTGACCGGCAAGGAGAAATATGGAAATAAGGCTATCTATTTCCTGAATGCATGGGCTACGATAAATACGACGATAACAGAAAATGATAAAGACGGAAATGCTACCGGAACAGCACTCACTGCTGCAAATCTGATTTCACAGATGATGATTGCCGCCGATTTGTTGCTGGGACAGGAGATTTGGACTGTTGCAGAAAAGACCGCGTTCAAGACATGGATACAAACGGTGGCTTTGCCGCAATCATTCCGACTAATCAGAACCAAATCTAATAATTGGGGAGACTGGGGGCTTTTTGCCACTGCTATGGCCTATCATATATTAGAAGTGAACGATAAAGTAAAGGAGGAACTTGATAGAATACCGGCACGTCTTCCGAAATGTATATCGGCAGACGGAGCGATGCCCAATGAAACAAGAAGAGAAGCGAATGGATTATGGTATACTTATTATGCACTGACGCCTATTACATTATCAGCTCAATTGGCATATAACACGATTGGAGTGAACTTGTTTGCATGGCAGTCTGGAGAGAAATCGTTAAAAAAGGCATTGGATTATTTGCTTTATTATGAGTTGCATCGTACGGAGTGGCCGCATTGGACTTTTGCAACAGATAAGGTAAGAAGTAAAGATGCTCCTACAGATTTGTATGAGGCTATGAATGATTATTTTAACGATGAATATAAATCATTTGTCGGTAGTTTTCAACCTGTACTTGGAGGATATAAAGGGAACAGGGTGTCTCATCATGGATGGAGTTTTGCAACGTTAATGAGAGTGACCGATCGTAAGATGTCTAAATATCCTAACTTGTGAAAATGAGAAAAAAAATGTTGGTTCTGATATTTTGCATGGGAGGTTTTCTCCCTTGCAAAATATCTGGTCATGATTGGCTGTGCTCCGATTCTCTGTTCTTTAGTTCGCTCAGACTTGATATGCCGGGGCTGGAGAATGTGAGAGGCGGTGTGGAAAAAAAGGATTATTCTTCCGCTAAAGTTTTTTTGTTGCAATATAAAAGGTTGGCTGATACAGGTAAATGGTTCAAAGAGCCGTTTGTTGCAGGGCGGGTGTCAAACGAAACAGATATATCGGCTGACAGTGTTTGTATGCATTATATTTGTGATGATATAAACGTCAAACGGCCTTATGTACAAGGGCAGGTATATATGGGAGAACATTTCGACTGGTTGTTTAATCCGAGAAAGAGTAGTGATCCCAATTATGCAATTGAATGGACTCATGCTTGCGTGTCTCGTATCAACTTTTTGAATAAACTTGTAGTAGCATATCAAAAGACGGGTAACGAAAAGTATTTGAAGAAGTGGATTTGGTTTATGTATGACTTTGCCAAGGATAATCCTTTGTCCGTGAAGCCTGTCTGGAGAAGTCTGGATACAGCAATAAGAATACGAACATGGCTTAATGCATATCTGACATTTCGAAATTCTGTACTGTTTACAGCAGAAGACAATGTACTTTATTTGAAGTTGATTTATGAACATGCAGAGCATCTTAAAAATACACTATTAAAAGATGCTGCTCGTACGGGAAACCATGTGACGACAGAGTGTGCTGCATTATATACTATTGGCTGTGTATTTCAGGAATTTGAAAAATCAGAAGAATGGCGTGTAATCGCGATTGGCCGCTATATGAATGAAATTAAAAGAGTAGTGCCCCCTGATGGTTTGCAGGCTGAACTATCGCCTAGTTATCATTATGGGGTGGTTGCTACCTATAAGCAATTATATGATATTGCTAAAATAAACGACATCAGACTGCCTGAGGCATTTACATCCAGATTACTGGATATGTATCGGGCACCGGTTTTACTTATGGATCAATGGGGAGATCATGTGAGGACCAATGACTCCAGTCTGAAAAATATTAAAGAAATATCAAAAGAAGGTTTGAAGATTGGATATGATCCGGTATTGGCATGGATCGTCTCAGATGGGGAGGAAGGTGAAGAGCTGCCTGCTACAACATATCTGAATCATGCAGGATTTTATATGATGCGGAGTGGCTGGAAGGATAATGGTATGTTTTTATTCTTTAGAGGAGGACCGCAGGGGATTGGTCACGCTGAACAGGAGAAGTTACAGATTGTGCTAAAGGCATGGGGAAAAAACTTATTGTTTGATCCGGGGAAATATCCTTATGATCAGTCTGATTGGAGACGCTTTTCAATTAATACTCCTTCACACAATACTATTATAGTAGATGGGAAATGGCAATATCGAAAGAAGGTAATTCCTGAAATCTATTCTCCGGTAGACAATTTTTTTTGCACAACACCTTTATTTGATTATGTTTCCTCTAGCTATACTGACGGATATGTGACTAACGTATATAATCCGAAGAAAAGTTACCAGCCCCAAATGTGGTTGGATGATCGGGATACAACAGTGACTCATATCCGGAACGTATTGTATCTTAAACCTTATTACGCTTTGATTATTGATCAACTGGAGGGTAACGGAGAACATGTATTCGATGCGCATTTTCATCTTGATGCTCCGGCGGCCATATTGAATCCGGACGGTCATTCTGTGCATAGTGAACGCAACGATAGCATACAAATCGGTATATATGCAATAGACAAAGAAAACTTGCAAACGGAAATAATACAAGGGCAGAAGAATCCTTTATTAGGTTGGTATCCCATAGAACACCGGCCTATTCCAACGGTGCGTTTTCGTAAAAAGCAGGAGGTTCCGGCAGCTTTTTCTACATTCTTATATCCGTATAAGAATAAAAAACCAAGGTTTGATACGGAAAATATAGATATTAGTTCAGAACGTCTAATTTGGGGACGGAGAATTTTTACAGATGAAGAGATTGCAGAGGTAGTATTGGATAAAAAGAATAATCAGTCAGTGTTCGGTTATCAATCAGCTCTGGTGGGTGATGTTAGTGTAAATGCTAAAGGGATAGTCATAAGGCAGAGCCAGGTGTATGTTAATTCTGTAAATGTAGGAATATGGGGAGCTTCAGACTATCATGATAAGATATTTGCTTTTCATTTCTCTAGCCCGGCAGATGTTGTGTTGCAACAAACTGGTGATTCTATTATTGTATTGAATGCAGGAAAAGAAGAATTTGGGATTATAATTCGTAAACCGTTCCCAAAAGAATTTGTAATAAAACCTGGGGAATGGATCAGGATCTCGGAGAAGAAAGAAGAAAAAACTGTGCAACCTTTGATGTTTCCATTGTTTAATGAACGAAAGTAAAAAACAGAATGTATGAAAATAAAACTGACGATTATATTTTTGGCTTTTTTTGCCATTATATGGGAAGGTAAATGCCAGGTTATGGTAAAAAAGAATTTTGAACTGGCAGAAAGTCAATACTGGAATATGCTAAATAAAGCTATGGATATAAATTGTTTTCCTCGTACGGTGAAACAAGATAGATTGTGGTGCGTGCCGGCTGAAGACTGGACGTCTGGTTTTTGGCCGGGTGCATTATGGTATTTGTATGAGTATACAAAGAATAATAGTTGGAAAGATGAAGCAATGAAATGGACTGATAGTCTGAAGGATATTCAGTATTTTGTAGGGCATCATGATGTCGGATTTATGATGTATTGCAGCTATGGCA
The DNA window shown above is from Bacteroides faecium and carries:
- a CDS encoding SusC/RagA family TonB-linked outer membrane protein, translated to MKISLFFLFVYTFQLMAVNAEAQNAIIKVPSKSLSIGQLITEIERQTDYLVVYSNHEIDVDRTVVMQKISGKVSSFLDAAFAKTDINYQFKNDYIMLSVDKADKNKVQQQAQKITGMVNDENGEPVIGANVSVIGQSIGTITDINGRFTINAPQGSSIQVSFIGFKSQIITVNKSHLNIKLIDDTMTLNEVVVVGYGTSTKKDLTGAVGIVTGELIENRQSVQISNALQGAVAGLSVTRSSGAPGSGGTIRVRGNTTIGNNDALIIVDGIPTDDINNINPNDIENISVLKDAAASSIYGSRAAAGVILVTTKRAKSGQATFNYNYEFGIEKPTEMPEYVDVVRYMQLVDERQMNDGGSAIYGTDFINSYWNNHLLDPDTYPATDWQDVIYKKQAPRHRHEFTMTMGTDKVKTKASLGYVDIDGLYANSGYKRYMFRVNNDIRLHKMLSANLDVSFKRSNNKSPADSYISSRSVAYMARVMPGIYDDKYDDGRYAPGKDGSNILAEVNEGGVNEKIYNQLVGRFVLDFKPLEGLSLKAVLAPTLNFNKFKAFAKVVEYTDKSDPSRVLYTSRPKTVLNETRADGTVFNGQFLANYKKTFAKVHNFDFLLGYEENTIKSESLKASREGFLITEFPYLDLGAEDLRDNSGSASESALRSYFGRVNYNYKNKYYLQANARYDGSSRFHKNSRWAFFPSFSAGWIISEEKFMKNIPVLSYLKLRGSWGQVGNERIGDYPYQAAITHNDALFWQNGEIVSSKTGAQMVYAIQDITWETTESYDIGVDMMFFNEKLKITADYYKKRTKNILLQLDIPSYLGYANPNQNAGEISTKGWELEASWREQVGDFNYSVAFNISDAKTVIDDLKGTQQKGNLAKIEGGEFDEWYGYRAKGIYQNQQQVDNLPKMNSSVQIGDICYEDISGPDGVPDGIISDYDKVLLGGSLPRYTYGGNISLGYKDLDISLAFQGVGKMKSRLSNVQVQPFMESGIGNVPKIIDGKFWSRNNTAEQNIAARYPRLSTSGASNNYTMSDFWLINGSYFRLKNITVGYRIPVGKTLERYIKNIRVYVSVNDLLSIDKYPKGWDPESSATGYPIVTTFMGGFNLNF
- a CDS encoding RagB/SusD family nutrient uptake outer membrane protein, with product MEKIRIFSVWMMALILASCNNLDLNPLSESSTGNFYSNQQELEMAINDLYRSPFYSVDDELMTDNMTTRTISNAVVTGTINSDWTGSADLWTNSYKAIARVNSFMLYKDQAKDKTDPDIMLRLEAEARFIRAYQYAVLVNHFGDLPFLDKYTSLEDSYKMGRTKKDEILDFVYDELGWAADNLPESYAANQQQRFTRGAALAIKARTALYAGEWEIAKNAASAVMELEKKGIYQLHPDYRTLFLSEGQNNKEIIMSNPRSETYGVVNAGATVLGRYLTRTAGFTCSVMPTRELIDSYECADGLPIDKSPLYNPQKPFDNRDPRLVETVVKHGSDWLQFRYQPHPDTLQVRSYKDNKLVDNKDSRGKDSYASYTGFVWKKGYDQTMADRKVDDIDLIIVRYAEILLIYAEAKIELGEIDSSVLEAINKVRARAYKTTVEATDYPKVVTTNADQLRTIIKRERRVEFVKEGLRYMDLIRWRIAEDALTKPVLGIPDAVNQDRKKWPFPGIPSIDENGIPDYTPMLNDCKILGARSFNKERQYLWPIPSSELLINSNLSQNPNY
- a CDS encoding alginate lyase family protein; the protein is MKAIYFYINILLVVALSFSFESCTEFQVPVIEEYANAKEPEPDEPEQPGEPEEGDLVVPVSQSSQFPRFHTQAQIEFVAGQINKKEEPWKSAYNKLIELADSYQDREHEAVADFHTPAFYDGQDENIDAKQGLALDSHAAYANALAYALTGKEKYGNKAIYFLNAWATINTTITENDKDGNATGTALTAANLISQMMIAADLLLGQEIWTVAEKTAFKTWIQTVALPQSFRLIRTKSNNWGDWGLFATAMAYHILEVNDKVKEELDRIPARLPKCISADGAMPNETRREANGLWYTYYALTPITLSAQLAYNTIGVNLFAWQSGEKSLKKALDYLLYYELHRTEWPHWTFATDKVRSKDAPTDLYEAMNDYFNDEYKSFVGSFQPVLGGYKGNRVSHHGWSFATLMRVTDRKMSKYPNL
- a CDS encoding alginate lyase family protein; this encodes MRKKMLVLIFCMGGFLPCKISGHDWLCSDSLFFSSLRLDMPGLENVRGGVEKKDYSSAKVFLLQYKRLADTGKWFKEPFVAGRVSNETDISADSVCMHYICDDINVKRPYVQGQVYMGEHFDWLFNPRKSSDPNYAIEWTHACVSRINFLNKLVVAYQKTGNEKYLKKWIWFMYDFAKDNPLSVKPVWRSLDTAIRIRTWLNAYLTFRNSVLFTAEDNVLYLKLIYEHAEHLKNTLLKDAARTGNHVTTECAALYTIGCVFQEFEKSEEWRVIAIGRYMNEIKRVVPPDGLQAELSPSYHYGVVATYKQLYDIAKINDIRLPEAFTSRLLDMYRAPVLLMDQWGDHVRTNDSSLKNIKEISKEGLKIGYDPVLAWIVSDGEEGEELPATTYLNHAGFYMMRSGWKDNGMFLFFRGGPQGIGHAEQEKLQIVLKAWGKNLLFDPGKYPYDQSDWRRFSINTPSHNTIIVDGKWQYRKKVIPEIYSPVDNFFCTTPLFDYVSSSYTDGYVTNVYNPKKSYQPQMWLDDRDTTVTHIRNVLYLKPYYALIIDQLEGNGEHVFDAHFHLDAPAAILNPDGHSVHSERNDSIQIGIYAIDKENLQTEIIQGQKNPLLGWYPIEHRPIPTVRFRKKQEVPAAFSTFLYPYKNKKPRFDTENIDISSERLIWGRRIFTDEEIAEVVLDKKNNQSVFGYQSALVGDVSVNAKGIVIRQSQVYVNSVNVGIWGASDYHDKIFAFHFSSPADVVLQQTGDSIIVLNAGKEEFGIIIRKPFPKEFVIKPGEWIRISEKKEEKTVQPLMFPLFNERK